The Brassica oleracea var. oleracea cultivar TO1000 chromosome C6, BOL, whole genome shotgun sequence genome includes a region encoding these proteins:
- the LOC106298921 gene encoding metalloendoproteinase 2-MMP-like, protein MRFCVLGLLSIFLIASPVSAWFFPNSTAIPPSLRNTTRVFWNAFSNFTGCHHGQNVDGLFRIKKYFQRFGYIPQTYTGNFTDDFDDILKAAVELYQKNFGLNVTGELDALTIKHIVIPRCGNPDVVNGTSVMHNGRRKTFEVNFSPGGRIPRLHTVKHYTLFPGEPRWPKDRRDLTYAFDPRNPLTDEVKGVFARAFGRWAEVTELNFTNIESFTTSDITIGFYTGDHGDGEPFDGVLGTLAHAFSPPSGKFHLDADENWVVSGDLDSFLSVTAAVDLESVAVHEIGHLLGLGHSSVEESIMYPTITTGKRKVDLTNDDVEGIQYLYGANPNFNGTSPPSTTTRQRDTGSFGAAWRIDGSSRLTIFSLLLSTVGLFSWLLP, encoded by the coding sequence ATGAGGTTTTGCGTTCTAGGATTATTATCAATCTTCCTAATCGCTTCTCCCGTCTCCGCCTGGTTCTTCCCCAACTCCACCGCCATTCCACCGTCTCTACGTAACACCACACGCGTTTTCTGGAACGCTTTCTCCAACTTCACGGGCTGCCACCACGGCCAAAACGTGGACGGTCTCTTCCGCATCAAAAAATACTTCCAGCGTTTTGGTTACATCCCCCAAACATACACCGGAAACTTCACCGATGATTTCGACGACATCCTCAAAGCGGCCGTTGAATTATACCAGAAGAACTTCGGGCTTAACGTTACCGGAGAACTCGACGCGCTAACCATCAAACACATCGTGATCCCACGTTGCGGTAACCCCGACGTGGTCAACGGTACGTCGGTGATGCACAACGGGAGAAGAAAGACCTTCGAGGTCAACTTCTCCCCCGGGGGACGTATACCGCGTTTGCATACGGTCAAACACTACACGCTCTTTCCGGGGGAGCCACGGTGGCCCAAAGACCGCCGTGACTTGACCTACGCGTTCGACCCGAGAAACCCATTAACCGATGAGGTCAAGGGGGTGTTCGCACGCGCGTTCGGACGCTGGGCCGAGGTGACGGAGTTAAACTTCACGAACATTGAGTCGTTCACGACGTCAGACATCACCATAGGGTTTTACACGGGAGATCACGGTGACGGAGAGCCTTTTGACGGCGTGTTGGGCACGTTAGCTCACGCTTTCTCGCCTCCGAGCGGGAAGTTCCACCTCGACGCAGACGAGAACTGGGTTGTCTCCGGTGACCTTGATAGTTTCCTCTCAGTTACGGCGGCGGTTGATCTTGAGTCGGTGGCGGTTCACGAGATTGGTCATCTTCTTGGTTTAGGACATTCCTCGGTGGAGGAGTCGATCATGTATCCGACCATCACGACGGGGAAGCGTAAAGTTGACTTGACGAATGATGACGTGGAAGGGATACAGTACTTGTACGGTGCGAACCCTAATTTCAACGGGACATCGCCACCGTCCACAACCACTCGTCAACGAGATACTGGTAGCTTTGGTGCCGCTTGGAGAATCGATGGTTCATCGAGGTTGACGATTTTCAGTCTCTTGTTGTCAACCGTCGGATTGTTCTCGTGGTTGTTACCGTAG